In Centroberyx gerrardi isolate f3 chromosome 14, fCenGer3.hap1.cur.20231027, whole genome shotgun sequence, the genomic stretch tttcatttatatttgcTTTGAAGGAGACTTTAAGTGTCACATGgactaaaggctgtttcagAGAACTTTACACCCCACCAAAATAATCTGTATCCCTGAGGAGAATTTCTGATGTGTGATATTTTGTTGGTTCCAGGACTACATGCAGAATACCCACGGGAAAGAGATTGACTTGCTGCGTGTGACAGTGAAGGTTCCTGGGAAACGTCCTCCGAGGGCCGTCGCTCCTGCAGGGCCCTCGGCCGGCCCGTCCCCCGTCCCCACCGGCTCCGCACCTGGAGTTAACGGGCTGAGCAAGGAGCTGGCAACCACTGAAAGCACCGGTACAGGTACTTCATGTaatctgtgcatgtaaacttCTTATTGAGGGTCTAAAGTTGGGgaattgtttcatttttatttattgtttcataatgtgggcgttgtgaagTCCTTTGAGACTTTAACTGTGATTAAGAGCTACACAAAGAAACTTGACTTAAACTTGTGTGCATGTTGTGGAAATGTTCCGAACTAAATTGGACATGAAGGGGGGACATATGAagttatattgtattgtattgtattgtattgtattgcaagCTACAGTATAgcagaactttatttatatagcaccattcTAACCTTTCTAAACTGGTtacaatgtgttttacaatgGGATACTAGAAAAATAAGAACACAAAACAGTAGAACAGTAACACatggtatggtacagtatgaTATGGTATCATATGATGGTATGGTATGAAACAGTatggtatatacagtatatgctatgCTGTGGTATGGTACCATAGCATAGTACAGTATGGTATCATATGGTATACTGTGATGTGGTTCAGTATGGTATGGTGTGgtattgtgttgtattacaTGGTATCGTgcttacttttttaaaatataaatgcctctctctctctctctctctctctctctccatcaggtGCTCAGTTGTGTCCAGCCAACCTGCCTGTAGCTGATGACAGGTCAGGTGGTCTATCCCCTCAAGGGGGGGATAGAGGACTTCAGCGCTGTCCCTCCTCCTTGTCCACCAAGGCACAAAGTGTTGGTATGTACTGTAGGAAATAAAAACGCTTCAGACCCTCTGCCTGCTAGAAAATACTTTCTAGCTGTGAGCTCTGGTAAGACTGTGCATGGTGTCATGTATGATTCATTATTTTACACCCAAATGTCAGATGCCCTTGAAGGAACAGCCAATCCCTTCGCTGGAAAAGACCCCAGCCAATCATCTCCCATGAGCGACAGGAAGAAgaacaggaggaagaagagcatGAATCAGAAAGGAGATGCAGCCGTTGGGCAAGCTGAAGGTGActtaaaacacagatttacttCAGTTTTTACCAGGAAAAATCTGACTGTTaaagcactactactactactgctagtatactactactactactactactactactactagtggaTAGGAAAAtgcatcaacaggaaaaacAGCATTGGTGGAAGCTAAATAAATAACTAGAAGATAAAGTGTGTAGTCCAAAAtccctatggaaaatatgaGTGGGATTTGCAAGAACTGCCAAAAATAGTCTGTGCTACACAGAGTCTTTCTAgctataatacattttgttccatgaaataaaatacatcaactAACATCACCTTTGTGAATTTTCGTCCTTCAATTACTTTTTATATCGATTGTTGCTAGCAAAATGCTAATGGTTTGGGACAGAGGACTACAATAGCTGTTAGCCTGTAGCTAGCATCAACTGGAGATCACAACAACTGGAATAGAACTAACAAGAACAAAGCAATTATAACTATATTATGAATAATATCAACTTTAATAACTATTCAATGCAACGGTATGAAAATCGTAATAATTTCATCAGTGCTATTGCAGTCTGCTTTGCCCAGTGATTAGCATTTCATTAGCACAAATCAATATGAAAAGTAACTAAAAGATCAAAATTCACAAAGGTGATGCCAGTGGATATATTTTAACCTCTGGAACAAAACGTAATAGTCTATGTCTCGTGGGTATCCATTCAACACAACCtttatttttagcatttttcgAAAAGCCAGTCATATTGTCCACAGGGATTTTGGACTACAAACCAAATGGCGGAGCTGCTAATCTAGGGCATACAAAATGAAGCAAAACGATGACTTCTGCTCTAAAAATACATTCAAGAGAACATCAGTCACAAGTTTGCACGGATATGTTTTTTGGGCCTGTTTGAAGCAGGGGAGCGTTTGATCCTCGCCGTCTTTTGAATATCTCCTGGAAATGCTATTATAAATAACCTGAACCCATCAGACGATATGTATGTCTACTACAGTTTTCTTATGCCTCTGTGCTCCGCCTCTGCCTCTTCCCCCTGTAAGGGTTTTGTTTAGTGAAGATGTTTTGTCTTCTGCTGAAAATGTCTTTACAGCCTATTCTCACCACTcgtgtttgtctttctctgttttctcttcttccttttcctgtGCTTATCTCTTGCTCTGCAGCCAAACGCAAAATGTGGAAATTAAAGAGCTTTGGTAGCTTGAGAAACATTAATAAGACAGGTAACAAGCGAGGGTGATGGAACCGAATCagcttgtgtttctgttttacatgcagtatctttttttctgtgcattttCCTTTCTGTGTGACAGCCGCATCACACATTTGAGTTGTTCATCGGCttgttttcataataataaCCCCAAGAGTTTTCTGTTTCCACCTTCCATCAAATtgctcttttgtgttttttttttgggtgtaatTCCTTCGTTGGCAACGGATTCATAATCCTCATTATAATAATCCACGATAATTCATTTCTCCATTTGCACATTGCAAATCTCAGTTGTGTTTGTGCTGCCTGCCTTGTCCTTGCAGAGGAGGAGAACGCAGACTTCATCATCGTGTCGTTCACCGGGCAGACGTGGCACTTTGAGGCCCAGAGCCTGGAGGACAGAGACTCCTGGGTGGCGGCTATAGAGAGCCAGATCCTGGCAAGCCTGCAGTCCTGCGAGAGTGGCAGAAACAAGGTGAAGAAACTCACACAATATTCCCATCAGTGGATGATCCAGTGGGGTTGTATGGATAGTTAATAATCATTGGCAGTCACCCTTTATAGAGAAAGCTGTTTTTTGTACCTAACATAGGCTTAAATGCCATTTGTTCTCTAAAGATAGGTACAGCTTATCTACCTGTGATGTGCCATGCGTCTGTGTTAAGTGCTATGTATCTTTgcgtatctttgtgtgtgtgtgtgtgtgtgtgtgaatgttgtaGGCACGGAGGAGCAGCCAGAGTGAGGCAGTAGCCATACAGGCCATCCGTAATGCCAAGGGCAACGGTCTGTGTGTGGACTGTGAGGCACCAAGTGAGTTCTTAGACTTGCCCTCACCCTTTTTCCTCTGCATGTGTCCCTCTAGCTGCAGACTTATTCTGTAAGTTCAGTACAGTCATCCTTCTTGTAaccggtctgtctctctccgtccctcttgTCCTCCAGATCCCACCTGGGCCAGTCTTAACCTGGGGGCGCTGATCTGCATCGAGTGCTCAGGGATCCACCGGAACCTGGGGACGCACCTGTCCCGCGTGCGCTCACTGGACCTGGACGACTGGCCCGGCGAACTCACGCAGGTCCTGGCCGCCATCGGAAACCACATGGCCAACAGCATCTGGGAGAGATGCACCCGGGGCAGGACCAAACCCACACCGAACGCAACACGGTGGGCACTAGTGGAGATTGCAGTCAATACTTGCAAATGAGCCAATATGTTAACAGTTCTATTGCTTCTTACTACAAAGTaggaaggaggttatgttttcactcctgtctgtttatctgtttgttagcaagatatctcaaaacgTTACAaatggatttggctgaaatctggCGGACAGAGAGCAGTTGGCCCAAAGATCAGTGgcttagattttggtggtgatccagatctgggatttctgccatcagatgatttttgtttttttgccataaGTATTATGCTGAGTTTATGCGCTGGTGAGAATGTCTGACATCCGGGGCTTCCAAgccggctgctaaacagcagtGAATACACCTACTGAtttgtcggaaaatcaaacccagaagacaaataataaacaaactgTTACAGAGCTTTGCTGGAAgattgttcagcgttggtggAGTTTTGTGCTCCACCAAGTGCCTTGTAGTTTAAATCTAAATTAAATATGAATATGTAATATAATGACACTGAATTTGCATTCATGTTGATTGCGAAACATCTGGCAGTAAGTGTGCTGCAGCAACAAGACATCCATCCGTGGAGAGGTGCCATGGTGCATGCTTTACACTTACACTTTgatgttttgatgtgtgtgtgtgtgtgtgttacatatgCATGACTGGCTCTCCTGTGTGTGCCTCTTTTACCAGTGAGGAGAGGGAGTCGTGGATTCGCGCCAAGTACGAGCAGCGGGTGTTTGTGGCGCCTCTTGTGTCGGTCTCGGGCGTCCAGCTCACAGAGGACGCAGGCTCCGGCAGCGTGGCGGTGCGGCTGCTCTCTGCGGTGACCGAGAGGGACCTGccccggctgctgctgctgctggcccacAGCACCAAGGAACAGATCAATGCCCATCCGGCCGGGTCTCCTTCGTCGCCTCGCACCGCCCTGCACGCCGCTTGtcagctgggagatgtagtcatGACCCAGCTGCTCGTCTGGGTGGGTCTCTCTTTTCTGCACAAGTCCACTCTGCTTCTTCATATTGTTAACTTTTCAGATAATACAGGGAAAATAGACAGGGGGAGAACAGAGAAATTTCACAATACAGCAGGAccttctacttcttctactcAGATTtagaaatgtatgcatattgtattgtgttatattgcAGCAATGCTTGTTGTATGCATAGCAACCTGTTTCGtggcactgaaaatgaatgttaaTGATGTGGTGTAGGTTCAAAGAGAAGCATTTCACAGCACACTGTCTCACCTTTGGAATAACACACTGATAATTAGGTTTACGGTGAACAAATATCATTGAATAGGTGCAGTCCTTATTGTTGGTGAATGAACACATGAGCAGTGGTTAACAGTTTGAATCTCTCCCACCCGCAGTACGGAAGTGATGTGAAAGCAAAGGACAGCCAAGGCCAGACCGCCATGATGATGGCCAGAAAAACGGGAAGCAAAGGCTGCGTCGATATCCTGGTACAACACGGCTGCCCCAACGAGACGTCCCCCACCACTGCCACGCCCGTCCTCTCCCGCCGGTCCAGCACTGCCAGCCTGGGTCGGACCAATTCCAGGAAACGGGTGTCGTAGCTTGGACTGAAAATGCTACCACACACGGGCCGGTGGCAACATGCAGATGCACATAGCTTAGAAACCTTAGAAACCATGGATACAGACAGAGCTGACTTTGGGGAGGGCTGTAAGAACAATGACTATGGGCAGGGCGATAACATGCTATATAGTACTAAAGAGAAAACTTTCCTTTCTGAAGACTGAACAACATATCAAACAACTGAAAAGCAATATTCACTCAATTTGTTGATGATAGATATATTGCTGAAACATGTGTTGTTGTTGACCTCATTTCAAAATGACTCAAGTAGAACTTTGTAGCTGTCTTTAGTAATTTTAGAGCAGACAGTGTAACTGCTTCTGTTTCACTTCCTCCGAAAGAAGTGCAATAATCCAGCTATGATGATGAACGGGCAACAAGCTGTCCGAGTTGATTGAGACTGAAAGTGGATAGAGCAAACTGTGTTGGCTGACTGTATGGCCACTGTCGTGAGAGAATTAATGCATTGAGAGGGTGATGCTTTCTTCAAATTTGTTGTGACTGGACCAAAACAGTTATTTTTCTTtggctttacaaataaagtatAAACATACGGTATGTCATGTTGTTAGTTATGTGTGCCTGTTGCAACAGTACAATGGTCAATTTGACCGATATAAATTGTTTTTCAGTGATGAACCAACTGAAATAATTATGACATTCTACTTAGactagaaaaatgaatggtttgaaatatgaaatatgtcagTGTTACTCTCACAGGTTAAAGATATGACGttttaatatactgtaaatgtacctactacatactgtatttaatgTTAAACTGTAATGAACATACAACTTAAAAGTCAGAAAGAATAAGACTCAATTTTGTAAATGGTTTCTTACTAGTAGTTTTGAAAATATATGAttgtcaagtttgttttttcattgtcttttATAATTTCTTATTCTCATACATGTCATGAAAGCATAGAAAACAGTAATCGGATGCTTTTACATATATAAACATGTGGCTATTTGTTGAAATTTTTATTTGGGATAGACTAAAGACTACATGAAGATTATGACATTAGATGAGGCAGCAACATAATCATTCATATCAATGT encodes the following:
- the agap2 gene encoding arf-GAP with GTPase, ANK repeat and PH domain-containing protein 2 isoform X3, with amino-acid sequence MNSNSKSVNSTAIKAEVKRHESVQNAINRLLKQFERVGDQQLRSGLKVYLHSIQVNIANSQEWTLSRSIPELRLGILGSLKSGKSALVNKYITGSYAALEKPDGGRYKKEVLVDGQSHLLLIREEAGPPDAQFSSWVDAVLLVFSLENEASFQELYQRYSQLSAHRSDVPVIVVGTQDKISSTNPRVIEDQRARQLCIDVRHSLFYETCATYGFNVDRVFSEAAQKIVAQKKQAALLASCKSLPNSPSHSGGSTPGSASFPGQASNGQSSDYPYSLPSTPVVGHRELRVAAGGEGGGSVNSRSLKNIPHRRPSLFKNRDSEKKAADPKGDLGSGRAIPIKQSILWKRSGSSLNKEWKKKYVTLSNNGTLSYHSSSSDYMQNTHGKEIDLLRVTVKVPGKRPPRAVAPAGPSAGPSPVPTGSAPGVNGLSKELATTESTGTGAQLCPANLPVADDRSGGLSPQGGDRGLQRCPSSLSTKAQSVDALEGTANPFAGKDPSQSSPMSDRKKNRRKKSMNQKGDAAVGQAEEEENADFIIVSFTGQTWHFEAQSLEDRDSWVAAIESQILASLQSCESGRNKARRSSQSEAVAIQAIRNAKGNGLCVDCEAPNPTWASLNLGALICIECSGIHRNLGTHLSRVRSLDLDDWPGELTQVLAAIGNHMANSIWERCTRGRTKPTPNATREERESWIRAKYEQRVFVAPLVSVSGVQLTEDAGSGSVAVRLLSAVTERDLPRLLLLLAHSTKEQINAHPAGSPSSPRTALHAACQLGDVVMTQLLVWYGSDVKAKDSQGQTAMMMARKTGSKGCVDILVQHGCPNETSPTTATPVLSRRSSTASLGRTNSRKRVS